The Chroicocephalus ridibundus chromosome 2, bChrRid1.1, whole genome shotgun sequence genome includes a region encoding these proteins:
- the MAP3K8 gene encoding mitogen-activated protein kinase kinase kinase 8 isoform X3, whose translation MCEEANQNEERAESLLFCEREVSLMSSVKYGTVEDLLAFANQVSNTAKQFKGCRQQESGILLNMITPKNGRYQIDSDVLLFPWKLTYRNIGSDFIPRGAFGKVYLAQDRETKKRMACKLVPVEQFKPSDVEIQACFRHENIAELYGAILWDETIHLFMEAGEGGSVMEKLESCGPMREFEIIWVTKHILKGLDFLHSKRIIHHDIKPSNIVFMSTKAVLVDFGLSVQMTEDIYYPKDLRGTEIYMSPEVILCRGHTTKADIYSMGATIIHMQTGIPPWVNRYPRSAYPSYLYIIHKQAPPLEDIAEDCSTSMRELLEAALERNPNHRLSAADLLKHEALHPPPEEQPRCQSLDSALFERKRLLARKELQLPENITDSSLCTGSMEESDLLKRQRSLYIDLGALAGYFNIVRGPPALEYD comes from the exons ATGTGTGAAGAGGCAAATCAAAATGAAGAACGTGCGGAATCTTTACTGTTTTGTGAAAGGGAGGTTTCTTTGATGTCCTCTGTCAAATACGGGACTGTGGAAGACCTGCTTGCTTTTGCAAATCAGGTGTCCAACACTGCAAAACAGTTTAAAGGATGCAGACAGCAAGAATCTGGAATCCTCTTGAATATG ATCACGCCCAAGAATGGGCGCTATCAAATCGACTCGGATGTGCTCCTGTTTCCGTGGAAGCTGACTTACAGGAACATTGGCTCTGATTTTATTCCTCGGGGAGCTTTTGGGAAGGTGTACTTAGCCCAAGACAGAGAAACCAAGAAACGAATGGCATGCAAACTG GTGCCAGTGGAACAGTTCAAACCATCAGATGTTGAAATACAGGCATGTTTCCGCCACGAAAACATTGCAGAATTATACGGTGCTATTTTGTGGGATGAGACAATCCATCTCTTTATGGAAGCTGGAGAGGGAGGATCTGTCATGGAAAAGCTGGAGAGTTGTGGTCCTATGAGAGAATTCGAAATCATTTGGGTGACAAAGCATATTCTGAAAGGACTTGACTTTCTCCACTCCAAGAGGATTATCCACCACGATATCAAAC cAAGCAACATTGTCTTTATGTCAACTAAGGCTGTTTTGGTGGATTTTGGCCTAAGCGTGCAAATGACTGAAGACATTTATTACCCCAAAGACCTTAGAGGAACagag ATTTACATGAGCCCTGAAGTTATCCTCTGCAGAGGCCACACAACAAAAGCGGACATCTACAGCATGGGAGCTACTATTATTCATATGCAAACTGGCATCCCACCCTGGGTGAACAGATATCCACGTTCAGCATATCCATCCTACCTCTATATT ATACACAAGCAAGCTCCCCCCTTAGAGGACATTGCTGAAGACTGCAGCACTTCCATGAGAGAGTTGCTAGAAGCAGCTCTAGAAAGGAATCCTAATCATAGGCTGTCTGCAGCAGACTTACTGAAGCACGAAGCCTTACACCCACCCCCAGAAGAGCAGCCGCGGTGCCAGAGTCTGGACTCGGCgttgtttgaaaggaaaagactACTTGCAAGGAAGGAGCTGCAGTTGCCAGAAAACATTACAG ATTCCTCTTTGTGTACTGGGAGCATGGAAGAGTCAGACCTGCTAAAAAGGCAAAGATCGCTCTACATTGATCTTGGAGCTCTAGCTGGTTACTTCAATATTGTTAGGGGACCACCAGCCTTAGAATACGACTGA
- the MAP3K8 gene encoding mitogen-activated protein kinase kinase kinase 8 isoform X2, whose product MVLCDVTRINTRSGFAKWTVMEYMSTGSDSKEEIDLLLTNLNMSEVIDIMENLYPGGDLAVYEDSLIAMCEEANQNEERAESLLFCEREVSLMSSVKYGTVEDLLAFANQVSNTAKQFKGCRQQESGILLNMITPKNGRYQIDSDVLLFPWKLTYRNIGSDFIPRGAFGKVYLAQDRETKKRMACKLVPVEQFKPSDVEIQACFRHENIAELYGAILWDETIHLFMEAGEGGSVMEKLESCGPMREFEIIWVTKHILKGLDFLHSKRIIHHDIKPSNIVFMSTKAVLVDFGLSVQMTEDIYYPKDLRGTEIYMSPEVILCRGHTTKADIYSMGATIIHMQTGIPPWVNRYPRSAYPSYLYIIHKQAPPLEDIAEDCSTSMRELLEAALERNPNHRLSAADLLKHEALHPPPEEQPRCQSLDSALFERKRLLARKELQLPENITDSSLCTGSMEESDLLKRQRSLYIDLGALAGYFNIVRGPPALEYD is encoded by the exons ATGGTTTTGTGTGATGTAACCAGGATAAATACAAG gagtgGTTTTGCAAAGTGGACAGTAATGGAGTATATGAGCACGGGTAGTGATAGCAAAGAGGAGATTGACTTGTTGCTAACTAATTTAAATATGTCTGAGGTGATAGACATCATGGAAAACCTTTATCCAGGTGGAGACCTTGCAGTCTATGAAGACAGCTTAATTGCAATGTGTGAAGAGGCAAATCAAAATGAAGAACGTGCGGAATCTTTACTGTTTTGTGAAAGGGAGGTTTCTTTGATGTCCTCTGTCAAATACGGGACTGTGGAAGACCTGCTTGCTTTTGCAAATCAGGTGTCCAACACTGCAAAACAGTTTAAAGGATGCAGACAGCAAGAATCTGGAATCCTCTTGAATATG ATCACGCCCAAGAATGGGCGCTATCAAATCGACTCGGATGTGCTCCTGTTTCCGTGGAAGCTGACTTACAGGAACATTGGCTCTGATTTTATTCCTCGGGGAGCTTTTGGGAAGGTGTACTTAGCCCAAGACAGAGAAACCAAGAAACGAATGGCATGCAAACTG GTGCCAGTGGAACAGTTCAAACCATCAGATGTTGAAATACAGGCATGTTTCCGCCACGAAAACATTGCAGAATTATACGGTGCTATTTTGTGGGATGAGACAATCCATCTCTTTATGGAAGCTGGAGAGGGAGGATCTGTCATGGAAAAGCTGGAGAGTTGTGGTCCTATGAGAGAATTCGAAATCATTTGGGTGACAAAGCATATTCTGAAAGGACTTGACTTTCTCCACTCCAAGAGGATTATCCACCACGATATCAAAC cAAGCAACATTGTCTTTATGTCAACTAAGGCTGTTTTGGTGGATTTTGGCCTAAGCGTGCAAATGACTGAAGACATTTATTACCCCAAAGACCTTAGAGGAACagag ATTTACATGAGCCCTGAAGTTATCCTCTGCAGAGGCCACACAACAAAAGCGGACATCTACAGCATGGGAGCTACTATTATTCATATGCAAACTGGCATCCCACCCTGGGTGAACAGATATCCACGTTCAGCATATCCATCCTACCTCTATATT ATACACAAGCAAGCTCCCCCCTTAGAGGACATTGCTGAAGACTGCAGCACTTCCATGAGAGAGTTGCTAGAAGCAGCTCTAGAAAGGAATCCTAATCATAGGCTGTCTGCAGCAGACTTACTGAAGCACGAAGCCTTACACCCACCCCCAGAAGAGCAGCCGCGGTGCCAGAGTCTGGACTCGGCgttgtttgaaaggaaaagactACTTGCAAGGAAGGAGCTGCAGTTGCCAGAAAACATTACAG ATTCCTCTTTGTGTACTGGGAGCATGGAAGAGTCAGACCTGCTAAAAAGGCAAAGATCGCTCTACATTGATCTTGGAGCTCTAGCTGGTTACTTCAATATTGTTAGGGGACCACCAGCCTTAGAATACGACTGA
- the MAP3K8 gene encoding mitogen-activated protein kinase kinase kinase 8 isoform X1, whose amino-acid sequence MVLCDVTRINTRFVCFFFFRSGFAKWTVMEYMSTGSDSKEEIDLLLTNLNMSEVIDIMENLYPGGDLAVYEDSLIAMCEEANQNEERAESLLFCEREVSLMSSVKYGTVEDLLAFANQVSNTAKQFKGCRQQESGILLNMITPKNGRYQIDSDVLLFPWKLTYRNIGSDFIPRGAFGKVYLAQDRETKKRMACKLVPVEQFKPSDVEIQACFRHENIAELYGAILWDETIHLFMEAGEGGSVMEKLESCGPMREFEIIWVTKHILKGLDFLHSKRIIHHDIKPSNIVFMSTKAVLVDFGLSVQMTEDIYYPKDLRGTEIYMSPEVILCRGHTTKADIYSMGATIIHMQTGIPPWVNRYPRSAYPSYLYIIHKQAPPLEDIAEDCSTSMRELLEAALERNPNHRLSAADLLKHEALHPPPEEQPRCQSLDSALFERKRLLARKELQLPENITDSSLCTGSMEESDLLKRQRSLYIDLGALAGYFNIVRGPPALEYD is encoded by the exons ATGGTTTTGTGTGATGTAACCAGGATAAATACAAG gtttgtttgtttcttttttttcaggagtgGTTTTGCAAAGTGGACAGTAATGGAGTATATGAGCACGGGTAGTGATAGCAAAGAGGAGATTGACTTGTTGCTAACTAATTTAAATATGTCTGAGGTGATAGACATCATGGAAAACCTTTATCCAGGTGGAGACCTTGCAGTCTATGAAGACAGCTTAATTGCAATGTGTGAAGAGGCAAATCAAAATGAAGAACGTGCGGAATCTTTACTGTTTTGTGAAAGGGAGGTTTCTTTGATGTCCTCTGTCAAATACGGGACTGTGGAAGACCTGCTTGCTTTTGCAAATCAGGTGTCCAACACTGCAAAACAGTTTAAAGGATGCAGACAGCAAGAATCTGGAATCCTCTTGAATATG ATCACGCCCAAGAATGGGCGCTATCAAATCGACTCGGATGTGCTCCTGTTTCCGTGGAAGCTGACTTACAGGAACATTGGCTCTGATTTTATTCCTCGGGGAGCTTTTGGGAAGGTGTACTTAGCCCAAGACAGAGAAACCAAGAAACGAATGGCATGCAAACTG GTGCCAGTGGAACAGTTCAAACCATCAGATGTTGAAATACAGGCATGTTTCCGCCACGAAAACATTGCAGAATTATACGGTGCTATTTTGTGGGATGAGACAATCCATCTCTTTATGGAAGCTGGAGAGGGAGGATCTGTCATGGAAAAGCTGGAGAGTTGTGGTCCTATGAGAGAATTCGAAATCATTTGGGTGACAAAGCATATTCTGAAAGGACTTGACTTTCTCCACTCCAAGAGGATTATCCACCACGATATCAAAC cAAGCAACATTGTCTTTATGTCAACTAAGGCTGTTTTGGTGGATTTTGGCCTAAGCGTGCAAATGACTGAAGACATTTATTACCCCAAAGACCTTAGAGGAACagag ATTTACATGAGCCCTGAAGTTATCCTCTGCAGAGGCCACACAACAAAAGCGGACATCTACAGCATGGGAGCTACTATTATTCATATGCAAACTGGCATCCCACCCTGGGTGAACAGATATCCACGTTCAGCATATCCATCCTACCTCTATATT ATACACAAGCAAGCTCCCCCCTTAGAGGACATTGCTGAAGACTGCAGCACTTCCATGAGAGAGTTGCTAGAAGCAGCTCTAGAAAGGAATCCTAATCATAGGCTGTCTGCAGCAGACTTACTGAAGCACGAAGCCTTACACCCACCCCCAGAAGAGCAGCCGCGGTGCCAGAGTCTGGACTCGGCgttgtttgaaaggaaaagactACTTGCAAGGAAGGAGCTGCAGTTGCCAGAAAACATTACAG ATTCCTCTTTGTGTACTGGGAGCATGGAAGAGTCAGACCTGCTAAAAAGGCAAAGATCGCTCTACATTGATCTTGGAGCTCTAGCTGGTTACTTCAATATTGTTAGGGGACCACCAGCCTTAGAATACGACTGA